One window of Akkermansia biwaensis genomic DNA carries:
- a CDS encoding tetratricopeptide repeat protein, whose protein sequence is MKRHCRWWFLAGLCALCLAQPSLQASPVPPSPVSAGEGDFDSYLAGLREKALNGDADAAKQLVVHYEVSGNVPETSRWMNQYVSLTEKAADAGNVSAMLDLGKLFYTGSRLYPKNMEKARFWFTRAADSGNADAQYQTAAMISKGMGGLRDEALATSYYEKALHSWQKEAEAGDPKAALWVGLLYERKLVPGSSPEKSVPWLTRAAEHGNLTAQGLLGFKYRDGLGVPRDANWAVQWFEKAAQQKDLGAVMELGIMYRDGKYVPRDMEKARKWFEKGAEWKDPYSMAALADMLMEDSPSGEHAARALALYREAAAIGYAPAALKAAELLQNGKGGELDADEAYRLLRRVVDATGNPKGMYMLAQLYYARGDEAQGDSLMKASAQAAYLPAMNRMARLHLLPDSSLAWNPVLSYYYWSQAGELGDEGAASAASWLLWGSLAVLSLVIFLVVWRFHRFAVRRLAEQQKQEQAGSDDA, encoded by the coding sequence ATGAAGAGACATTGCAGATGGTGGTTCCTTGCCGGATTATGCGCGCTGTGCCTGGCACAGCCTTCTCTTCAGGCATCTCCTGTCCCTCCTTCTCCGGTTTCCGCCGGAGAAGGAGATTTTGACTCCTATCTGGCCGGGCTCAGGGAGAAAGCCCTGAACGGAGACGCAGATGCGGCCAAACAACTGGTCGTGCATTATGAGGTGTCCGGCAATGTGCCGGAAACTTCCCGATGGATGAATCAGTACGTTTCCCTGACGGAGAAGGCGGCCGATGCCGGGAACGTGTCTGCCATGCTGGACCTGGGCAAGCTGTTTTACACCGGCAGCCGTCTTTATCCCAAGAATATGGAGAAGGCCCGGTTCTGGTTTACCCGCGCCGCAGACAGCGGCAATGCGGATGCCCAGTATCAGACGGCGGCGATGATTTCCAAGGGCATGGGAGGGCTCCGGGACGAGGCCCTGGCCACCAGCTATTATGAAAAGGCCCTCCATTCCTGGCAGAAGGAGGCGGAAGCGGGCGATCCCAAGGCCGCCCTGTGGGTGGGCCTTCTTTATGAAAGGAAGCTAGTACCCGGCAGTTCCCCGGAGAAGTCCGTTCCCTGGCTGACACGTGCGGCTGAGCACGGCAACCTGACAGCCCAGGGTCTGCTTGGCTTCAAGTACCGGGACGGCCTCGGCGTGCCCCGGGATGCGAATTGGGCCGTGCAATGGTTTGAAAAGGCCGCGCAGCAAAAGGATTTGGGAGCTGTCATGGAACTGGGCATCATGTACCGGGACGGCAAGTATGTGCCCCGGGACATGGAGAAGGCCCGCAAATGGTTTGAGAAGGGGGCGGAGTGGAAGGACCCGTACAGCATGGCCGCCCTGGCGGATATGCTCATGGAAGATTCCCCGTCCGGGGAGCATGCCGCCCGTGCTTTAGCTTTGTACCGGGAGGCCGCCGCCATCGGCTATGCTCCCGCGGCCCTGAAGGCGGCGGAACTGCTTCAGAACGGCAAGGGCGGGGAATTGGATGCTGATGAAGCGTACAGGCTTCTGCGCCGTGTCGTGGATGCTACGGGAAATCCCAAGGGCATGTACATGCTGGCCCAGCTTTATTACGCCAGGGGGGATGAGGCCCAGGGAGATTCCCTGATGAAAGCTTCCGCCCAGGCGGCCTATCTGCCTGCCATGAATCGCATGGCGCGCCTGCATCTGCTCCCGGACAGTTCCCTGGCCTGGAATCCTGTACTGTCTTATTATTATTGGAGCCAGGCCGGAGAATTGGGCGACGAAGGGGCGGCATCCGCCGCATCCTGGCTTCTGTGGGGCAGTTTGGCGGTGCTTTCCCTGGTGATTTTCCTCGTGGTCTGGCGTTTTCACCGTTTTGCCGTCAGGAGGCTTGCAGAACAGCAAAAGCAGGAACAGGCTGGGAGCGATGACGCATGA
- the tatA gene encoding Sec-independent protein translocase subunit TatA/TatB yields MMNTLAIFGLGTPEIIAILVIVFLLFGAKKLPEFARGLGKSLGEFKKAKSEFEEELLKTEKEAMSDSSASKPESRPSPELSQPIDVEAEKPEETNQEGK; encoded by the coding sequence ATGATGAATACACTAGCTATTTTCGGTCTGGGAACTCCGGAGATCATCGCCATTCTGGTGATCGTCTTTCTGCTGTTCGGAGCCAAGAAACTTCCGGAATTCGCCCGTGGACTGGGCAAGAGCCTGGGAGAGTTCAAGAAGGCCAAATCCGAGTTTGAGGAGGAGTTGTTGAAGACGGAAAAGGAAGCCATGTCCGATTCCTCCGCTTCCAAGCCGGAATCCAGGCCTTCTCCGGAACTTTCCCAGCCCATTGATGTGGAAGCGGAAAAACCGGAGGAAACCAATCAGGAAGGGAAGTAG